The Phoenix dactylifera cultivar Barhee BC4 chromosome 9, palm_55x_up_171113_PBpolish2nd_filt_p, whole genome shotgun sequence genome window below encodes:
- the LOC120111999 gene encoding L10-interacting MYB domain-containing protein-like, translating to MSKKSQHTLAGPSTQDEKKRKAIWNEKLIEEFIDICIGEVEAGNRPGTHFNRLGWANIIKKFNEKTGNQYDYKKFKNKWDNLKANWSIWMKLVGKETGLGWDPVRNTIDAPDAWWEKKLQEIPDAAKFRERGLQHAIKLDRLFRGTSATGEGAWAPALLVQEDVEDTIEVYERLDGVNNDTFEGLGDSDEDHHMIAYKIDDVPTDNFIVNLTLASDAIQERGKKRVSSTLHDKKCKKVGGAAQLS from the exons ATGTCTAAGAAGAGCCAACATACCCTTGCTGGTCCATCAACCCAagatgagaagaagaggaaggccaTTTGGAATGAAAAATTGATAGAGGAGTTTATCGATATATGTATTGGTGAAGTTGAAGCTGGTAATCGCCCAGGAACACATTTCAATAGGTTAGGGTGGGCcaatataattaagaaattcaaTGAGAAGACTGGAAATCAATATGactacaaaaaatttaaaaataagtgGGATAACCTGAAAGCAAATTGGAGCATTTGGATGAAATTGGTGGGAAAGGAAACAGGACTTGGATGGGATCCTGTTAGAAATACAATAGATGCACCAGATGCATGgtgggaaaaaaaattgcag GAGATTCCTGATGCAGCTAAGTTTCGAGAACGTGGTCTACAACATGCCATAAAATTGGATAGGTTATTTAGAGGTACTAGTGCCACTGGGGAGGGGGCCTGGGCACCAGCTTTACTAGTGCAGGAGGATGTTGAGGACACAATTGAAGTATATGAGAGGTTGGATGGGGTTAATAATGATACATTTGAGGGCTTAGGTGACTCAGATGAGGACCATCATATGATTGCATATAAAATTGATGATGTTCCCACTGATAATTTTATTGTTAACCTTACTCTTGCATCTGATGCTATccaagagagaggaaagaaaagagttAGCTCTACTTTGCATGATAAGAAATGCAAGAAGGTTGGGGGTGCTGCACAACTATCTTAG
- the LOC120111909 gene encoding protein ALP1-like isoform X1: protein MYLHYMFIYHLFYLLQMFYFLHNMFSTGMGSIDNSSEENYSSEDEIVDDDNYNILLTATVGMVTEYYTKYIEKEPCRTSYQTGYKFVSEILHGNPYRCQQQFRMEKHVFINLCMELKIKYGLKASRYIPVEELVSMFLMILGHGFGNRMVQERFQHSGETVSRYFTHVLNAVLRMSKDIISPLDKEFKNIPSKIRDDHRWWPYFKDCIGAIDGTHIPVKISPSKQVPYIGRKGIPTQNVMACCDFDMRFTFVCAGWEGTAHDTRIFLDAIHRKELQFPHPPRGKYYLVDAGYPHMLGYMGPYKGERYHLPDFRRGSQPKGMHEIFNHAHSSLRCTIERTFGCWKSRWRMLSTMPNFSYHKQVQIVVASMAIHNFIRNHAIKDLEFQPYDDNEDLLPSDCLEINEPQEELSAEQSQILGNCEMDILRDHIASQLIAR from the exons ATGTATTTGcattatatgtttatatatcatttgttttatttgctacagatgttttattttttgcataatATGTTTTCTACAGGTATGGGCAGCATTGACAATAGTTCTGAGGAGAATTATTCCAGTGAAGATGAGATAGTTGATGATGATAATTATAATATTCTACTAACTGCAACTGTTGGTATGGTTACTGAATATTACACAAAATATATTGAAAAGGAGCCTTGTAGGACCTCTTATCAAACCGGATACAAGTTTGTATCAGAAATTTTACATGGCAATCCATATAGATGCCAACAACAATTTCGAATGGAAAAACATGTATTTATTAATCTGTGCATGGAATTGAAAATCAAATATGGTTTAAAGGCTTCTAGATATATTCCTGTTGAGGAGCTGGTgtctatgtttttgatgattctaggacATGGGTTTGGGAATAGGATGGTTCAAGAAAGATTTCAACATTCCGGAGAAACAGTTAGTAGATATTTCACCCATGTTTTAAATGCTGTTTTAAGGATGTCCAAGGATATTATTAGCCCGCTGgataaagagttcaaaaatattCCAAGTAAAATCCGCGATGATCATCGTTGGTGGCCTTATTTTAAGGACTGCATTGGAGCAATTGATGGCACCCATATACCAGTGAAAATTTCTCCATCCAAACAAGTACCATATATTGGCCGAAAAGGGATTCCTACACAAAATGTTATGGCTTGTTGTGATTTTGATATGCGTTTCACTTTTGTTTGTGCTGGATGGGAAGGTACTGCTCATGATACTCGTATTTTTTTAGATGCTATACACAGAAAAGAGCTCCAATTTCCACACCCACCTAGAG gtAAATATTATTTGGTGGATGCAGGATATCCTCACATGTTGGGATATATGGGGCCTTACAAAGGGGAGAGGTATCATTTACCAGATTTTCGACGTGGAAGTCAACCAAAGGGTATGCATGAAATCTTTAATCATGCACATTCCTCCCTGAGATGCACTATTGAGAGGACATTCGGATGCTGGAAAAGTAGATGGAGAATGTTGAGTACCATGCCCAACTTTTCTTATCATAAACAAGTCCAAATTGTGGTGGCTTCCATGGCTATTCATAATTTTATTAGAAATCATGCAATCAAAGATTTGGAGTTTCAGCCTTATGATGATAATGAGGATCTACTCCCTTCTGATTGTTTAGAGATTAATGAACCACAGGAAGAACTGAGTGCAGAGCAAAGCCAAATATTGGGTAACTGTGAGATGGATATTCTGCGTGATCATATTGCTTCTCAACTTATAGCTCGTTGA
- the LOC120111909 gene encoding protein ALP1-like isoform X2 → MGSIDNSSEENYSSEDEIVDDDNYNILLTATVGMVTEYYTKYIEKEPCRTSYQTGYKFVSEILHGNPYRCQQQFRMEKHVFINLCMELKIKYGLKASRYIPVEELVSMFLMILGHGFGNRMVQERFQHSGETVSRYFTHVLNAVLRMSKDIISPLDKEFKNIPSKIRDDHRWWPYFKDCIGAIDGTHIPVKISPSKQVPYIGRKGIPTQNVMACCDFDMRFTFVCAGWEGTAHDTRIFLDAIHRKELQFPHPPRGKYYLVDAGYPHMLGYMGPYKGERYHLPDFRRGSQPKGMHEIFNHAHSSLRCTIERTFGCWKSRWRMLSTMPNFSYHKQVQIVVASMAIHNFIRNHAIKDLEFQPYDDNEDLLPSDCLEINEPQEELSAEQSQILGNCEMDILRDHIASQLIAR, encoded by the exons ATGGGCAGCATTGACAATAGTTCTGAGGAGAATTATTCCAGTGAAGATGAGATAGTTGATGATGATAATTATAATATTCTACTAACTGCAACTGTTGGTATGGTTACTGAATATTACACAAAATATATTGAAAAGGAGCCTTGTAGGACCTCTTATCAAACCGGATACAAGTTTGTATCAGAAATTTTACATGGCAATCCATATAGATGCCAACAACAATTTCGAATGGAAAAACATGTATTTATTAATCTGTGCATGGAATTGAAAATCAAATATGGTTTAAAGGCTTCTAGATATATTCCTGTTGAGGAGCTGGTgtctatgtttttgatgattctaggacATGGGTTTGGGAATAGGATGGTTCAAGAAAGATTTCAACATTCCGGAGAAACAGTTAGTAGATATTTCACCCATGTTTTAAATGCTGTTTTAAGGATGTCCAAGGATATTATTAGCCCGCTGgataaagagttcaaaaatattCCAAGTAAAATCCGCGATGATCATCGTTGGTGGCCTTATTTTAAGGACTGCATTGGAGCAATTGATGGCACCCATATACCAGTGAAAATTTCTCCATCCAAACAAGTACCATATATTGGCCGAAAAGGGATTCCTACACAAAATGTTATGGCTTGTTGTGATTTTGATATGCGTTTCACTTTTGTTTGTGCTGGATGGGAAGGTACTGCTCATGATACTCGTATTTTTTTAGATGCTATACACAGAAAAGAGCTCCAATTTCCACACCCACCTAGAG gtAAATATTATTTGGTGGATGCAGGATATCCTCACATGTTGGGATATATGGGGCCTTACAAAGGGGAGAGGTATCATTTACCAGATTTTCGACGTGGAAGTCAACCAAAGGGTATGCATGAAATCTTTAATCATGCACATTCCTCCCTGAGATGCACTATTGAGAGGACATTCGGATGCTGGAAAAGTAGATGGAGAATGTTGAGTACCATGCCCAACTTTTCTTATCATAAACAAGTCCAAATTGTGGTGGCTTCCATGGCTATTCATAATTTTATTAGAAATCATGCAATCAAAGATTTGGAGTTTCAGCCTTATGATGATAATGAGGATCTACTCCCTTCTGATTGTTTAGAGATTAATGAACCACAGGAAGAACTGAGTGCAGAGCAAAGCCAAATATTGGGTAACTGTGAGATGGATATTCTGCGTGATCATATTGCTTCTCAACTTATAGCTCGTTGA